A portion of the Myxococcales bacterium genome contains these proteins:
- a CDS encoding serine hydrolase, producing MRTSAAQLARYLTMLAGNGSFAGTQVLAPSTIGEMRRHQFGAGEDYQGLILYSSNSGGAAMLGHNGATLGGSTDMWFEPQTGAGYVLLTNGDAYLNGNDAQVAAMTEMNDELARLALTAH from the coding sequence CTGCGGACGAGCGCGGCGCAGCTCGCGCGCTACCTGACGATGCTCGCCGGCAACGGCTCGTTTGCTGGAACGCAAGTGCTCGCGCCGTCCACCATCGGCGAGATGCGGCGTCATCAATTCGGCGCTGGCGAGGACTACCAAGGCCTGATTCTCTATTCGTCGAACAGCGGCGGGGCCGCGATGCTCGGGCACAACGGCGCGACGCTCGGCGGCAGCACAGACATGTGGTTCGAGCCGCAGACGGGAGCCGGCTACGTCCTCCTCACGAACGGCGACGCCTACCTGAACGGCAACGACGCGCAGGTGGCCGCCATGACCGAGATGAACGACGAGCTGGCTCGGTTGGCGCTCACCGCACACTGA
- a CDS encoding right-handed parallel beta-helix repeat-containing protein, giving the protein MRAHEVIVVALAVLVACGTDEGPTPPTGAGPTTGDRAADAGALGADAGADGSTTLPNEPPAPPPACPAGNTGPGVPPNGSVPGALTFPFPTLRNVTVEWALAGDANTNGVVEVRFKKQSETSWRKGLPLRRIPAGSVEGFTWLSRHSGSLFDLEPETTYDVEAFLLDPDGGCEVRTGAVTTRGEPRPMAGAPVKAVTPATLASVFSGAQPGDILELAAGTYPAFSFAKDGSAGKPIVIRAAGDVTIGGELSLIGRKFVHIVGLKINGRVRLNQTTEVAVLKNVVTTTGDGIVAGLRSENLVIADNVVQGATAWSEGALGVSGSNVGEGILVTGPGHVIEHNKVRGFRDGLSLLEDGEAVDQFSIDFIENDVELAADDGIEADFCFHNCRVLRNRFRNVFMAMSSQPGLGGPTYFIRNVATNVVLSAFKLQRGSIGDVLLHNTVVKGGDAFGIYTTDPFSRQLTRNNLMLGGPGGTYNGYSNGSGKVMALEAASNGDYDYDGFGSTTGKFEGRVGAITFTSLADMKAKTTEKHGVAVALDVFAAAVTVPATPSPSRRRKTCDSRRLAQPSTSA; this is encoded by the coding sequence ATGCGCGCACACGAGGTCATCGTTGTCGCCCTGGCCGTGCTGGTGGCGTGCGGTACCGACGAGGGGCCCACGCCACCAACGGGAGCTGGGCCCACGACCGGCGACCGGGCCGCCGACGCGGGCGCCCTCGGAGCGGACGCGGGCGCAGACGGGAGCACGACGTTGCCCAACGAGCCGCCGGCGCCGCCACCGGCGTGCCCGGCGGGCAACACCGGACCAGGGGTGCCCCCAAACGGGAGCGTGCCGGGCGCGCTCACCTTCCCGTTCCCCACGCTGCGCAACGTCACCGTCGAGTGGGCCCTCGCAGGCGACGCCAACACGAACGGCGTCGTCGAAGTTCGGTTCAAGAAGCAGAGCGAAACGAGCTGGAGGAAGGGCCTGCCGCTCAGGCGAATTCCGGCCGGTTCGGTCGAGGGGTTCACGTGGTTGAGTCGGCACAGCGGGAGCCTCTTCGACCTGGAGCCAGAGACGACGTATGACGTGGAGGCCTTCTTGCTCGATCCCGATGGCGGCTGCGAGGTGCGCACCGGAGCGGTGACCACCCGCGGCGAGCCGCGTCCCATGGCAGGGGCGCCAGTGAAAGCGGTCACACCAGCCACCCTGGCCTCCGTGTTCTCGGGCGCGCAGCCCGGCGACATCCTCGAGTTGGCCGCGGGGACCTACCCGGCGTTTTCCTTCGCGAAGGACGGCAGCGCGGGCAAGCCGATCGTCATTCGGGCCGCCGGAGACGTCACCATCGGCGGCGAGCTCTCCCTCATCGGGCGGAAGTTCGTCCACATCGTCGGCTTGAAGATCAACGGCCGCGTGCGCCTCAACCAGACAACAGAGGTCGCCGTCCTCAAGAACGTCGTGACGACGACCGGCGACGGCATCGTCGCAGGACTCCGGAGCGAGAACCTCGTCATCGCCGACAACGTCGTGCAAGGCGCGACCGCATGGAGCGAGGGCGCGCTCGGCGTCAGTGGCAGCAACGTCGGCGAGGGCATCCTCGTCACGGGGCCCGGCCACGTCATTGAGCACAACAAGGTGCGTGGCTTCCGCGACGGTCTTTCGCTCCTCGAAGACGGCGAGGCGGTCGATCAGTTCAGCATCGACTTCATCGAGAACGACGTGGAGCTCGCCGCCGACGACGGCATCGAGGCCGACTTTTGCTTTCACAACTGCCGCGTCTTGCGCAATCGCTTCCGCAACGTCTTCATGGCCATGAGCTCGCAGCCAGGCCTCGGCGGGCCGACGTATTTCATCCGCAACGTGGCCACCAACGTGGTGCTCTCGGCCTTCAAGCTGCAGCGCGGCAGCATCGGCGACGTGCTCCTGCACAACACCGTCGTGAAGGGCGGCGACGCCTTCGGCATCTACACAACGGACCCGTTTTCGCGGCAGCTCACGCGCAACAACCTGATGCTCGGTGGCCCCGGCGGCACATACAACGGCTATTCCAACGGCAGCGGCAAGGTCATGGCCCTCGAGGCCGCCTCCAACGGAGACTACGACTACGACGGCTTTGGCTCGACGACGGGGAAGTTCGAGGGGCGCGTTGGCGCGATCACCTTCACGTCGCTCGCGGACATGAAGGCGAAGACTACGGAGAAACACGGCGTCGCGGTCGCCCTTGACGTCTTCGCAGCGGCCGTGACGGTGCCGGCGACCCCTTCCCCGAGCAGGCGTCGCAAGACGTGCGACTCAAGGCGGCTGGCGCAGCCATCGACGTCGGCGTGA